In Arachis hypogaea cultivar Tifrunner chromosome 7, arahy.Tifrunner.gnm2.J5K5, whole genome shotgun sequence, the genomic window GCTCCCTCAACTCAGATTTTAGAAGCCTTCAGGTTGGGCATAGGAGTGTCTTCCTCATCTTCTGGCACTGGGACAATCTTCCCATCAACCACAGTGTTGTCAGGACTAATGAGGAAAAGGTCTGCCTTGGGAGCTATAACCTGGAACTGTGCCTCTAAATTCTCAACCAACTCGTCCATTCCTTGAGCTATAGTTTCCTCCAAATTCGCATACTTCTTTCTCAACTTTACGACTTCATCCATCAAATCTAGTGTCTCCCCGAAGATCCTGGTATAGCTCTCATCAACCTTTTTTTTAGCCCTCCGCCATGGCATAGGTAGCTTCAAATTGCTTCATCCTCTCCCGAGCTCTAGCAAGGTTAGCCATTAGGACCTCCTTTTCCTTCCCCAAATCCAACTTAGTCTCCCTTAACGATGCCATCTCAACCAATAGATCAGACAAAGATCGCTTAGTGGCACCCAAGGGAGTCTCCTCCAGTTGTTTTAGAAGCACCTAACAAACCCCGGCCATTCTTATCCTACCTTGGGCCAAGACTTGAAGGTGGTTCTTGATAGAAATATCATCCATACTAATATCATTATAGGAAGAAAATGCGTTTCTCACAAAAAGCCACGGTGTCAAAGCCATGGTCATACACACTTTCTGATTCCAAGGTCTTACGTTTCTTAGGCCTCGACTCGGGAACCGGTAGCGCAAGAGAAATTGATTGACTACAAGGATCAACAAGCGGATTTGAAGAAGGAGGAGTCGGGTCAGGAGTGACCTTAAGGGAGGTAGAGGTGCCCGAGTCCGACTTAGAAGGTGAAGAGAGGTCGCCCAAATCACCGGCTTCTCTCAGTTGTATATTCCGGGTAGCAGTGTTCTTCCTAGCTGAGCGAAGAGTTTTCATTGTCGCCAACTTTCCAGCCATACTTTTCTGTACGACATCAAAGTCAGATTGTACTAGAcaacaaaataaacaataaatttatATCTCATATCTACGAGATGAAAAGAAAATGCTACCTAGCTCGGACTGGATTTGGCTGGGGCTTGCTAAAAACTTCTTGGTGTCCAAATTAGGTAGGGGTGttcatgggtcgggtgaaactgGGTTTGTCTTGACCCAGACCTGGACCTAAATATACACCGAGTCTATTTTTTAGACCCTAACTcagccctagacccgatgaaacctaaacATTTTCGGGCCATAACTATACCCGGTCCAAACCAGATGAAAACCGGGTCTTTAAagctttaacaataatttataaagaaatttatttataaaaaaacttatttatgatgcacttatttataaagaagaaactTGTTACCGAAAAGTTGATATTCATATTTGAACATGAATTTGTCCAGAAATTCTAATTTgatgcttctttgatctattttctaattcaacaagtgtgattaaaaataatacaataagcttataattaatataacataatattgaaattaattcaaaacatatatatcttttttgGTTCCCTTAGGGTGAACATGGGTCGAGTGAAGCTGGGTTCGCCTTGACCCGGACCCAACTCGAAATAATgtccgggtctatttttgagacccttacccgacccttGACCTgatgaaatcacactaaattagcccATAAAATGTTTGGGGCTGGGCGGGATCTTCGGACTGGGTCGGGCCATGTGCACCCCTAAGATTAGGAGCTTGCTCCCAACACTCTTGGAATAAGGTAACTACACTCTCCTCAACTTCATCCAAGTCGTCCAAACCATACCTAATAACTACGGGGTTCTCCTCCCAATATAAAGGAAAAAAGGTCTCATCACTCTCATTCAAAAAGAAAGGACGAACACCCTCCACAGATCGAATTTTGaagaagtaatttttgaaatcatggaaAGAATCATAAAAAATTGGAAAGACCTTTCGTGCTTGAATAGCTCGGAAGGATACCCAACCCTGCTTCTTGGAGCTAAAAGGTTTTGTAAGAACAAAGAGGTAAAAGAAAACTTTAACAAAAGGAGCAACATCAAGGGCACAACAAAGAAGttgatagatttttaaaaaacccaaagaattggaatGAAGTTGGGAAGGGGCAATATTACAGAGCCTAAGAACCTCGAATTCAAAGTCAGAGAAAGGAAGGCTAACTCCCAATTTTTTGAAGAAACAATCATACACGTATATAAAATGACGTTCCGACTTGTCAAGTCggggaaaacaaaccctctcctggGGGTCGGAAACTATAATCTCGTATTTTCTCTCATACTCTCGACTTAGACATAACCTATGGTGCCTACGAAAAGTCTCAGCATACTCTTTATCAATAACAGGGACATGAGTAAGAACAGATATATCTACCCAGGTCAAATCAGACGAAACCTTAGAGGACATGTTGTGAATTACTGAACGAGACATAAAAGCTGTACTTACAATACAACAAAAGAAAATTCATCACTACAAgttgggaaaaacaaaaacatcGAGCAAAAAATACAAGAGGTCGGGTCATCTTCAACAAAAGGACACCAGAACCTCTCGTGTGCAAAACAACCACACCACGTCAATAAGTGTAGAAATGGCGCCTTCCTAAAAAACGCAGAAGGGCACCATTTGAGGGCAACACAAGATCAAACCCACACTTAGATTCACAACAACAATAAACAACACTTCAAataaatattaaagaaaaagaacaaacttTTCAAGGTTTTCGACATTCGTAGTAAAAAATgcagaaacaaacaagtaaatTTCTAACAAAATCATCTTTTGACACAAATGATTCGAGAAAGAAGAACATTATCGAGTATAAACACAAGAATACAAGTTCAAAAGGTAAAAGAGCTAACCTCGAAGGAGTAGGAAGCAAGATCAACACACAAGCAGCAAAAACACAAATGTTCCTTCAAGAAAACACGAAGCAAAGCCCTCTCAAACTTAAGAAGAAATCTCGAAGGTAAGAGCAAGTTCTAGAAGATGAAAATTTTTTGGTGAATGCAAAACACTTTcagaaagaagcaaaaaaaaagaattgaatatTTATAACATAACAGGGGCAAAAAAGTAATTTGTATCCCTCATTAATGAGGCACAATTACCAATGTAACTATTGAATAACATGAGTAAATTACGAAAAGACGCCTCATAATTCTAAATCATGTCGAGCATCCGACCTAGCAAAAGCGGGCTGCCCGATCTGGTATTTTACTCTACAGAAACAAATCTGATCTACAAATGCTTGAATTCGAACTAGTAAAAGCTCGAACTCAAGCAGAAATATTATTCATACCCTAACCCAAAAATATAGCCAGACCCAAAAATGAATAAAAGTCCACCCAATAAAAGTGGCCTCATCTACTTCTACCGGACCTCACAGAGGTTGGGCGCAACAACAACTACTCAGATTTACTTATTTGAACAAGTAACTAACTCCTAAGATATCTCTTATCTATCTAGAATGGAGATCTAAACACTACTCTAAAAGGTAGTTATCTTTTGTACTATAAATACGCTGACAACTTCAGGTACATTCAGAATTCAATCTACTAAAAAGCCTACTttaaacccttgctaacttagatattggagtcccttgtaggtactaCCCCCACTTCCTCACGAAGAATTCGGAGGACGGCACCTCGACATCAGCAGAAGTCAGACGCGGCCCTAATAAGAGTCTAGACCTCACGTTCAGACCCAAAAGCAATCCCATTTCAAATAACTTTCGAAACAGTTATTAtagattcaattattttattatgataaatataattatttaataattaattattttattataaattgttGGGTGATTTCTTTTATATTTGCCAAGGTTCTATCACACCAAGCATATTGGCCATTGGTGCAATGCCTCGGCCACCACATTTACTTGTTTCATTTCACCCGTTAAAGCAAGTCAAGAACATGGGGGCCGAAGCCCAAAGGCCAATTTCACTAGAGTATTAATTATAGCTAATGTATGGATTTTATATGAAACGGGGCCAACGGCCCAACAAACAAAAGATAACTAAACCGCCGCAACACGGACGAACTTCGTCCCTCTCAAGTCGAAGAAGATGATGGCTTGTGTGATGCTTTGAGCACGCTTCGCAAGTACATCGGCACTGAAATTAGCTTCTCGAAATACGTGGCTGCAAGAAAAAGCCGTGAAGTTTGAGATTTATGGCACAGGTACGGAGGAGACCACCACACGCACCCAAGCTGCCCGATTGAAAGACAGAGCCATCCACGTGAGCTTTGTCCATCCCTCTTCTGCTCATAAGGGGTTGTTGATATATATAACTCGATATTCATGTCAAATGAACTCCCCTGCCACGCTTATTTTTCTGCTCTGCAAATTAACTGAATAGCTCAACACTTTCTTTGTCGTGAGAACAAAGGAAATGGCAATGAAGAGATTGCTATTACTGTTGAAACCCTTCAACGTATCTGCACCACCACCTTCCCAAACTCACCCTCAGGTAAAATCctatgctctctctctctctctctctctctctctctctctctctgtgtgtgtgtgtgtgtgtgtattcgCTTATCCATGATGTTTAATCTCTTTGACATCATTCctgtttttctattttctttgatGGCCGTTGAGCCTTTTGAGAATATACGGTTGGAGGTTTGGCTCTGCAATTTCCCTGGTGCACGCATTGTGCTTGATAAAATGCCAGACTGTGGTTGTGTTTAGTTCGAGTCAAAATCGTCACTTTGGGATAGTATGTATATTCCTTTAGAGTAAATTGCACTGACCACTTAAAAGGATATTAACATGGCATCCCTTTATATATGAAAGTGGCACCATGAGATTTAAGTTATATGGCACTTGATATCCTTGTATAGTTGTATTTATAAAGGCTGGAGCATACCTTATTTGTAAATTTGAGATTAGGGAGGTCAGTGTAGACATGATAAATCAAGGGGTTTTGTCTATAACATTCAACTTGGATACATACTATTAGGCTTAACTGTAACAGTTGCTTGCACAATTTGAATCTTATTGGTAAAAATTGCAGGTCTTACATTTCTTGGATAGTAGGCATAAGATGCACCATGAAGCCGTAAACTTCTGTCAAGCAATTGTAAAGAAAAAGTCAGTGCAATGGAAAGCTGTGCTCCGCAATAATTTGTCTGAGCCTATTAAAGATGTGGACATGGTTGTTACAGTTGGTGGTGATGGAACCCTTTTGGAGGCCAGTCATTATATGGATGACACAATTCCTGTTCTTGGAGTGAATTCTGACCCTACACGGATTGATGAGGTTAATGTACATGTAGTTTGTTTTAAGGTGGAATCACATGCAATTTTTATATGAAGTTAGTAGTCAAGAACTGTTAGATGACAATTTAGTCAAACACGTCAAATCATCTAATGGTTTTCAACTATTTACTTCACATTAAAACAGCTACACGTGAGTCTTCACCATGTTCTAATATTGATATATTGGCTTTTGAATTATACATATTGATGTTTGCTCACCGCAAGTATACCAATTGTACAAGTAATATAGAAGTGAGAAAATATTGTCTCACAAGGATTTTGGTCACCAGTTAGGCAATTACCAAATACACTACCTTGATACTGATTAGACTATGAAAACTTAGGATTAAAGGAGGCTTTagtgaaaattaataaaattactagaaaaacaaaagtttgattatatatttttggtTCTTTAATAAACATGAAAAGCTAAGAACTAGAAAAGTAGGCAAATTTCAAAGAGAGCTAGGGTTCCAATAACTTTCTAATGAAATGATGAATTCCTAATTAGTCAAGTTCTATTTCATAATTGATGGTTAATTTCCCTAATTTATGTAACACCTGATTCTTTGGTATGTTAGTTCTCTTTTAGCTAAATGAAACTCTCTAATCCCTTAACCATATTTCATCTAGAAAAGCTTTATCAAGTATCAAGGAAATTTCCAACAACCACATAATCATCATCTACTCCAGGATAACTGTCAAATTATGGTGGTCATCATATAAACAAGCACATATACGAATTTCACAATTCTATATGTGAACTGTAGATAAACTTTTTAGTGGCCATTTCACAGGAGTGTGAAGAATTATGATAAACACTCAATTAATGGAAATAGAAATTTGcattaagtgaaaaaaaaaaatcaaagtaatATCATCAATTCACCATCTTCATCCTAGCTATGGAAATTAAGTTGTACATTGTTAAAGAAAAGTGAAAACAAGAGAAAGAGAAGACGAAATTAGCAAATTCCAACACCTCATTGTTTGCAATTTGACAAAATGAAGTTTCCAATCCACTTGAGGTTGATGTTTTCTCTTTTTTACCCTCTCTGGATTGTTCTAGCTCCTAGGTCTATCCAAGAATGACCTAATTTATGAAGTTAGTTATTTAGAGTATGGAGCATGTATGTAGAAACAAGATTAGTTTGTAGTGGATGATCTGGTATTGGTCCATCATTGACACACAAAATGATACAAAGTTGCAGTAGATGCCTTGACATTAGGTTTGCTCCAGCATTCATGTACAATAGAGCTCTTCAAGATTCAATTTCCAAGTTTCTTCTTTCATTCTTACAATTTGTAAATAGTTAACAAAACACTAAAATTAATGCACTCATTTTGTCACATGAAAATTTACGAACTTTGACTCCAAAACTTAATATATTTTGGTCATATTTCACTTACAATAGGTGGAAAAGTTCAGCAGTGAGTTTGACGCTACCAGAAGCACTGGCCATCTTTGCGCTGCAACTGTTGAAAACTTTGAACAAGTAAGATTAGCTATACCTTTGGAGTAAAATACTAGCGCAatgttttttttcttcctttctgtTCCTTTTGATGATTCTATTGTCATATTAGATAATGATGAAATGATCCTTTATTGATGAACTGCTTCAATGCAAATCAATCTATCAGAGGAAAGAACTATAAACTTCAATTTTTCTTCTGGCCACCTCCATCATTCCATCAGTTTCAATTCACCATGAAACAATAGATATAATCATCTTAGCTGCTTCTGAGTTCATTGTTAAAAAATTCAGGTTTTAGACGGTATACTTGAAGGTCAAATTGTTCCTTCCAAGTTAACGAGGATAATGACATCTGTGAATGCACATCAGTTATCAACTTTTGCTCTGAATGATATCTTGGTTGCGCATCCTTGTCCGGCATCACTTTCTAGGTTCTCTTTCAGGTAAAGCTTGTATTTACTTCCTTATTCTAATCTCAAAGCATTAATTCTTTGGCTCCCATCCCCAAGAAACGATAAAAAAAAGAAGGGGTGGGGGGGGTGGGGGGATGgaaagagaataattaaaaaaagccAAAAGAAGTCAATTACGCATGTATATTTGCAGTATAAAAATGGACGATCAGTTCTGTTCACCACGAGTTAACTGTAGATCAAGTGGTCTAAGAGTCTCAACGGCTGCCGGTTCAACAGCAGCAATGCATTCGGCCGGAGGATTTCCAATGCACATTTTATCACAGGATCTTCAGTATATGGTAAGGGAGCCGATTTCACATGGGGCTTTGTCCGATTTCATGCATGGATTGGTTGAACATGACCAGAAAATGGACACTACATGGTCTAGTAGAAGAGGTGTGATATATATTGATGGTTCTCATGTCAATTATTCCATAAAGAATGGGGATTTCATTCAGATATCTTCTAAAGCACCAGTTCTGAAAATTTTCTTGCCTCATCAACTGTTACAATTGAAAAATACTTGAAGTTAATTCACAACATGCTGTCATCAGCAGAAGGGTATGCTAATGTCAGAGGACAGAGCAACATCCCATTCCCTCATAATGGTTGTGCTAGAAATGCAACTTAGAATCTCATCCGCGTATCCGTGCCCCGAAGATGAAAAAGTTTCTTGATGTATAATTGAATATATCACCTGATAAGCTCTA contains:
- the LOC112703530 gene encoding NADH kinase isoform X1, yielding MAMKRLLLLLKPFNVSAPPPSQTHPQVLHFLDSRHKMHHEAVNFCQAIVKKKSVQWKAVLRNNLSEPIKDVDMVVTVGGDGTLLEASHYMDDTIPVLGVNSDPTRIDEVEKFSSEFDATRSTGHLCAATVENFEQVLDGILEGQIVPSKLTRIMTSVNAHQLSTFALNDILVAHPCPASLSRFSFSIKMDDQFCSPRVNCRSSGLRVSTAAGSTAAMHSAGGFPMHILSQDLQYMVREPISHGALSDFMHGLVEHDQKMDTTWSSRRGVIYIDGSHVNYSIKNGDFIQISSKAPVLKIFLPHQLLQLKNT
- the LOC112703530 gene encoding NADH kinase isoform X2; amino-acid sequence: MAMKRLLLLLKPFNVSAPPPSQTHPQVLHFLDSRHKMHHEAVNFCQAIVKKKSVQWKAVLRNNLSEPIKDVDMVVTVGGDGTLLEASHYMDDTIPVLGVNSDPTRIDEVEKFSSEFDATRSTGHLCAATVENFEQVLDGILEGQIVPSKLTRIMTSVNAHQLSTFALNDILVAHPCPASLSRFSFRSSGLRVSTAAGSTAAMHSAGGFPMHILSQDLQYMVREPISHGALSDFMHGLVEHDQKMDTTWSSRRGVIYIDGSHVNYSIKNGDFIQISSKAPVLKIFLPHQLLQLKNT